One genomic segment of Rivularia sp. PCC 7116 includes these proteins:
- a CDS encoding metal-dependent hydrolase gives MNTPSHAILNLVAFSEKLRAKASLAIFIGAILPDVPIFIFYFLMKFVYRYPSSKIWGEIYFQPFWQNIVSIFHSIPLALIGVLICHFAKWRIVEIGFISMVMHSLLDLPVHNDDAHRHFYPFSNYRFISPFSYWDANHYGAIVAFVEISLVLASTVYLFSGFRSYWIRGLMISVNLVYLFGYFRFYLR, from the coding sequence ATGAACACCCCATCTCACGCTATTCTCAATTTGGTTGCTTTCAGTGAAAAGTTGAGAGCTAAAGCTAGTTTGGCAATTTTTATTGGTGCAATCTTACCAGATGTTCCAATTTTTATATTCTACTTTTTAATGAAATTTGTTTATCGTTATCCGAGTAGTAAAATTTGGGGTGAAATTTATTTTCAACCTTTTTGGCAAAATATTGTTAGCATTTTTCATTCGATACCCCTAGCTTTAATAGGGGTTTTAATTTGCCATTTTGCAAAATGGAGAATTGTTGAAATCGGATTTATTAGTATGGTGATGCATTCATTACTAGATTTACCAGTTCACAACGATGATGCTCACCGTCATTTCTATCCTTTTAGCAATTACCGTTTTATTAGCCCTTTTTCTTATTGGGATGCTAACCATTACGGAGCAATTGTAGCTTTTGTAGAAATTTCACTGGTTTTAGCTTCTACAGTTTATTTATTTTCGGGATTTCGTTCTTATTGGATTAGAGGTTTAATGATATCGGTGAATCTGGTTTATTTGTTTGGGTATTTTCGGTTTTATCTACGGTAA
- a CDS encoding DUF2382 domain-containing protein produces MDNQVTDSSRNNSNSKSRKLIALLSKLRTRVNNFDVVDRQGRLIGKVQDLMLNANRQLTFVIQQLSQGNENNPSLVLNGKLVSKIEPKIQRIFANIDESQLSQLPEYQPNNNKVTNMTDNLNLSEPIDYKADSTPTENTEANHLQESEIVEEIEEDIIRLLGERLVVERSKRKIGEVIIRKEIETRMIQIPVRREKLIIEEPGVEPKQLAEIDLGEEEISHSEFEQNQSIADGDFGDSLTVSGEFHSPKTASLILNAIQLEKNHGCKKVRVSIVVENEEKQQKYQEWFKRTSKE; encoded by the coding sequence ATGGATAACCAAGTTACTGATAGTAGTCGTAATAATTCCAATTCTAAATCCAGAAAATTAATCGCCTTATTAAGCAAGCTGAGGACTAGAGTCAATAATTTTGACGTTGTAGACAGACAAGGTAGATTAATAGGTAAAGTTCAAGATTTGATGCTGAATGCAAATCGTCAGCTTACCTTTGTGATACAACAGTTATCTCAAGGTAATGAGAATAATCCTTCTTTAGTGCTAAATGGCAAGTTAGTTAGTAAAATCGAGCCAAAGATTCAGCGAATTTTTGCAAATATTGATGAATCACAACTATCACAATTACCTGAATATCAACCAAATAACAATAAAGTAACTAATATGACAGACAATTTGAACTTAAGCGAACCAATCGACTATAAAGCAGATTCGACTCCCACAGAAAACACTGAAGCAAACCATCTTCAAGAGTCTGAAATTGTTGAAGAGATTGAAGAAGATATAATTCGTTTGTTAGGTGAGCGGTTAGTTGTCGAACGTAGCAAACGCAAAATCGGCGAAGTTATTATCCGTAAGGAAATAGAAACCCGGATGATTCAAATCCCCGTCAGACGTGAAAAACTGATTATTGAAGAACCCGGTGTCGAGCCAAAGCAGCTTGCAGAAATTGATTTAGGTGAAGAGGAAATTTCTCATTCAGAATTTGAGCAAAATCAATCAATCGCAGACGGCGATTTTGGAGATAGTTTAACTGTTAGTGGTGAATTTCACTCACCTAAAACTGCTTCTTTGATTCTTAACGCTATTCAGCTAGAGAAAAATCACGGATGTAAGAAAGTGCGAGTTTCCATTGTGGTAGAAAATGAAGAGAAGCAGCAAAAATACCAAGAATGGTTTAAACGTACTTCTAAAGAATAA
- a CDS encoding creatininase family protein has translation MHGFIPPNRFFPYLTWNDVETIPDKENTVIIQPVGAIEQHGLHLPLVVDAAIGMGVLGKALDKLDVNIPAFALPMLHYGKSNEHWHFPGTITLSTETLSATLIEVGESIYRAGFKKLVLMNSHGGQPQVMQMVARDLHVKYDDFMVFPLFTWRVPNITKELLTPKEAQQGMHAGDAETSIILALLPEQVQMDKAVAEYPPELPNTSLLSPEGKLPFAWTTKDLSKSGVIGDATTATPEKGEQILESVSDGWVKVIKDIYAFQQPQV, from the coding sequence ATGCACGGTTTCATTCCTCCAAATAGATTTTTTCCTTACCTAACTTGGAACGATGTCGAAACAATACCCGATAAAGAAAACACGGTTATTATCCAACCAGTAGGTGCAATAGAGCAACATGGATTGCATTTACCTTTAGTTGTAGATGCTGCTATTGGCATGGGAGTATTGGGAAAAGCTTTAGACAAACTCGATGTCAATATTCCGGCATTTGCTCTACCGATGCTACATTATGGCAAATCGAACGAACACTGGCACTTTCCCGGTACCATTACTCTAAGCACCGAAACCCTTAGCGCCACACTTATAGAAGTAGGGGAAAGTATCTATCGTGCGGGATTCAAAAAACTTGTATTAATGAACTCCCACGGCGGGCAACCGCAAGTAATGCAAATGGTAGCGCGAGATTTACACGTTAAATATGATGACTTCATGGTGTTTCCCCTGTTCACTTGGCGCGTACCTAATATTACTAAAGAATTACTTACACCGAAAGAAGCACAACAGGGAATGCACGCTGGAGATGCAGAAACAAGCATTATTCTAGCGCTACTACCCGAACAAGTGCAGATGGACAAAGCCGTGGCAGAATATCCGCCAGAATTGCCGAATACAAGCTTACTTAGCCCGGAAGGAAAACTACCTTTTGCTTGGACGACGAAGGATTTGAGTAAAAGCGGCGTAATTGGCGATGCAACTACAGCAACTCCCGAAAAAGGCGAGCAAATATTGGAATCGGTATCCGATGGTTGGGTAAAGGTAATTAAGGATATCTATGCATTTCAGCAACCGCAAGTATAA
- the treS gene encoding maltose alpha-D-glucosyltransferase, producing the protein MQNPLLKDDPLWFKDAVIYEVPVRAFADSDGDGIGDFGGLTEKLDYLQDLGVTAIWVLPFFPSPLRDDGYDIADYTSVNPIYGNLEDFKNCLNAAHQRGIRVIIELIVNHTSDQHPWFQRARKAPPGSPERDFYVWSDTPEKYEEARIIFKDFETSNWTWDPVAKAYYWHRFYSHQPDLNFENPQMQEALFEVVDFWLEMGVDGLRLDAVPYLYEREGTNCENLEETHAFLKKIRKHMDEKFPNRMMLAEANQWPEDAVEYYSGGDECHMNFHFPLMPRLFMGLQMEDSFPIIDILQQTPPIPGNCQWALFLRNHDELTLEMVSDEDRDYMYRVYAQDQQARLNLGIRRRLAPLMGNNRRRIEVMNALLMSLPGTPVLYYGDEIAMGDNIYLGDRNGVRTPMQWSADRNGGFSRCNPHKLYAPVIIDPEYHFEAVNVEAQRENRNSLWWWMKRLIATRGRFQAFGRGTFELLYPENRKVLAFTRTYNGEHILVVTNLSRFVQTVELDLAAFDGMIPVEIFGRTTFPAIDDAPYFMSLAPHAFYWFTLDVQTNITCPVRPQNQIPTIVVSDNWRNIFTKSETKAALEEMLPDYMCACSWFDSKSRVIQSSHVIEAIPISFRSLEAAIVLIQLDYTEGDPETYVLPLAYEPEGINHERFSSYREEVVANIEIRSEKQTGVLFDALADKEFLNFPLEAIANKETYKGMAGQLVAESSKDFTELAGAGSNFGLKANLEAHLLRGEHNNTCVIYGDRLMCKLFRKVVGEGINPDLEVGQFLTHSSATTGLPGAENFAPVAGSLNYSRKGFETMTLGMVQKYIPDIRDGWVYSLDSLRDFFEQVQVTQIDAVADIDLPPSLLSAALETEIPEIAQEMIGSYLRNAQLLGERTAEMHLALVSDQEDPNFAPEAFTSFYQRSIYQYMRNQAGQVLLLLKKHLIQLPSDLQPVAQVVLNNREMILARLKSILNQKINAMRTRTHGNLCLNEVLYTGKDFIIIDFEGDQTRPLSERRMKRSPLRDVAGMLESFYYSSRIGLRNEKESGIILPDDQPLMEQWAQFFYTWSSIAFLQSYLKAAKDAPFIPSEPSELQLLLDGFVLEKVIIELEHELKNRPNWVEVPLYRILELLETA; encoded by the coding sequence ATGCAAAATCCATTGTTGAAAGATGACCCCCTGTGGTTTAAAGATGCAGTTATCTATGAAGTACCAGTACGTGCTTTTGCCGATAGCGATGGTGATGGAATTGGCGACTTCGGAGGACTAACTGAAAAGTTAGATTATCTCCAAGATTTGGGAGTAACGGCCATTTGGGTGCTGCCTTTTTTCCCTTCTCCTTTGCGAGATGATGGTTACGATATCGCTGACTATACCAGCGTTAATCCCATATACGGTAATTTGGAAGATTTCAAAAATTGCTTGAATGCTGCCCATCAAAGAGGTATTCGAGTAATTATTGAGTTAATTGTTAACCATACTTCCGATCAACATCCTTGGTTCCAGCGGGCGCGCAAGGCTCCCCCTGGTAGTCCGGAGCGAGATTTTTATGTTTGGAGCGATACTCCAGAGAAGTACGAAGAAGCAAGAATTATCTTCAAGGATTTTGAAACTTCCAACTGGACTTGGGACCCCGTTGCCAAAGCTTATTATTGGCACCGCTTTTATTCTCACCAACCGGATTTAAATTTTGAAAATCCTCAAATGCAAGAAGCATTGTTCGAGGTGGTAGATTTTTGGTTGGAGATGGGTGTAGATGGGTTGCGGTTAGATGCTGTTCCTTATCTATACGAGCGCGAAGGAACTAACTGTGAAAACCTTGAGGAAACTCATGCTTTTCTGAAGAAAATTCGCAAGCATATGGATGAAAAGTTCCCCAACCGGATGATGCTGGCTGAAGCAAACCAGTGGCCTGAAGATGCTGTAGAGTATTACAGCGGTGGGGATGAATGTCACATGAATTTCCATTTCCCTTTGATGCCGCGTTTATTTATGGGGCTGCAAATGGAAGATAGTTTCCCGATTATCGATATTTTGCAGCAAACGCCGCCGATTCCTGGTAACTGTCAGTGGGCGTTATTCCTGCGGAATCACGATGAACTGACTTTGGAAATGGTCAGCGATGAAGACAGGGATTACATGTACCGGGTCTATGCTCAAGACCAGCAGGCAAGATTAAATTTGGGTATTCGTCGCCGTTTGGCTCCTTTGATGGGTAATAATCGCCGACGCATTGAAGTTATGAATGCCTTGCTGATGTCCTTACCCGGAACCCCAGTGCTTTACTACGGTGATGAAATCGCCATGGGGGACAATATTTATTTGGGAGATAGAAACGGTGTACGTACTCCGATGCAGTGGAGTGCAGACCGCAATGGTGGTTTTAGCCGTTGCAATCCCCACAAGCTTTACGCTCCGGTAATTATTGACCCGGAATACCATTTTGAGGCAGTCAACGTTGAAGCCCAGCGAGAAAACCGCAATTCGCTATGGTGGTGGATGAAACGTTTGATCGCGACTCGCGGACGCTTTCAGGCTTTTGGTAGGGGTACTTTTGAGTTACTTTATCCAGAAAATCGTAAGGTTTTAGCATTTACTCGTACTTACAACGGGGAACACATTTTGGTTGTTACCAACTTGTCTCGCTTCGTACAGACAGTAGAGTTGGACTTAGCAGCATTTGACGGCATGATACCGGTGGAAATCTTCGGAAGAACCACCTTCCCAGCGATTGATGATGCACCTTATTTCATGAGTTTAGCGCCCCATGCGTTTTACTGGTTTACTCTAGACGTTCAAACAAATATTACCTGTCCGGTAAGACCTCAGAACCAAATACCAACAATAGTAGTCAGCGACAATTGGCGGAATATTTTCACTAAATCTGAAACAAAGGCAGCATTAGAAGAAATGCTGCCAGATTATATGTGTGCCTGTAGCTGGTTTGATAGTAAAAGCCGGGTAATTCAGTCCTCTCACGTAATCGAAGCAATTCCTATATCTTTCCGCTCCCTGGAAGCGGCAATTGTTTTAATACAGCTAGACTACACAGAAGGCGACCCCGAAACCTACGTATTACCTTTAGCTTACGAACCCGAAGGTATCAATCACGAACGCTTTAGCTCTTACCGCGAAGAAGTTGTAGCTAATATTGAAATACGCAGCGAGAAACAAACAGGGGTGTTATTTGATGCCCTAGCCGATAAAGAATTTCTTAACTTTCCTCTCGAAGCGATTGCTAATAAAGAAACCTATAAAGGCATGGCAGGTCAACTAGTTGCAGAATCTAGTAAAGATTTTACTGAGTTAGCTGGTGCCGGTTCTAACTTCGGATTAAAAGCCAATCTCGAAGCACATCTGTTACGTGGAGAACATAACAACACCTGCGTCATATATGGCGATCGCCTGATGTGCAAACTATTCCGTAAAGTAGTAGGAGAAGGCATCAACCCGGATTTAGAAGTGGGTCAGTTTCTCACCCACAGTTCTGCAACAACAGGACTGCCAGGGGCAGAAAACTTTGCTCCGGTTGCCGGTAGCTTGAATTATAGTCGTAAAGGCTTTGAGACTATGACTTTGGGCATGGTACAAAAATATATTCCCGATATCAGAGATGGTTGGGTTTATAGCCTTGATAGCTTACGCGACTTTTTTGAGCAAGTACAGGTAACGCAAATTGATGCTGTTGCCGATATCGATTTACCTCCTTCCTTATTATCGGCTGCCTTAGAAACCGAAATCCCTGAAATAGCTCAGGAAATGATTGGCTCCTATTTACGGAATGCTCAACTGTTAGGCGAACGTACCGCCGAAATGCACTTAGCATTAGTATCCGACCAAGAAGACCCAAACTTTGCCCCAGAAGCATTTACCTCCTTTTACCAGCGCTCGATTTACCAATATATGCGTAATCAAGCCGGACAGGTATTGCTGCTGTTGAAAAAGCATTTAATACAGCTACCAAGCGACCTGCAACCCGTAGCACAGGTAGTATTGAACAATCGAGAAATGATATTAGCTCGACTAAAATCAATACTCAACCAGAAAATTAACGCCATGCGAACCCGTACTCACGGGAACTTATGTCTAAATGAAGTGCTATACACGGGTAAAGACTTTATCATCATTGACTTTGAAGGCGACCAAACCCGTCCATTAAGCGAACGACGCATGAAGCGATCGCCCTTACGGGATGTCGCTGGAATGCTAGAATCCTTCTACTACTCCAGTCGCATCGGTTTACGCAACGAAAAAGAAAGCGGCATTATTCTTCCAGACGACCAGCCATTAATGGAACAATGGGCGCAATTCTTCTACACTTGGTCTAGTATTGCCTTTTTGCAATCTTACTTGAAAGCAGCGAAAGACGCACCTTTCATACCATCCGAACCATCAGAACTACAACTACTTTTAGATGGATTCGTACTAGAAAAAGTCATCATCGAGCTAGAACACGAACTTAAAAACCGTCCCAACTGGGTAGAAGTGCCTTTGTATCGTATTTTAGAACTGCTAGAGACTGCTTAA
- a CDS encoding class I SAM-dependent methyltransferase, which produces MIVQTLDENKAEAFAGRMLDILNNGAISIMISIGHRTKLFDALDKLPPSTSQQIADTANLNERYVREWLGAMVTGRIVEHNPEQNTYYLPPEHAAFLTHDASPDNMAGFAQYIPLLATVEDKIIDCFYNGGGVPYSAYKRFHQVMAEDSGQTVVAALEEFILPLIPNLETALQKGIDVLDVGCGSGRALNYLAQIFPQSKFTGYDFSEEAITRARNKAEKVGLTNIKFQIKDAATINEVSQYDLITTFDAIHDQAKPDVVLKAIFNALRPEGTYLMQDIRASSNVGGNLGHPAAPLLYTISCVHCMSVSLANNGMGLGAMWGEEKALEMLDNAGFRNVIIKQLEHDFQNNYYIVRKQ; this is translated from the coding sequence ATGATAGTACAAACATTAGATGAAAATAAAGCTGAAGCCTTTGCTGGGAGGATGCTTGATATTTTAAATAATGGTGCAATTTCCATTATGATTTCCATCGGACATCGGACTAAGCTTTTTGATGCTTTAGATAAATTGCCGCCATCTACAAGTCAACAAATTGCTGATACAGCGAATTTAAACGAACGCTATGTCAGAGAATGGTTGGGAGCAATGGTTACAGGTAGAATTGTCGAACATAATCCCGAACAAAACACTTATTATTTGCCTCCAGAACATGCTGCATTTTTAACTCACGATGCAAGCCCTGACAATATGGCTGGTTTTGCTCAATATATTCCGCTTTTGGCAACAGTAGAAGATAAAATTATCGATTGCTTTTACAACGGTGGTGGAGTTCCCTATTCTGCTTACAAACGCTTTCATCAAGTAATGGCAGAAGACAGCGGACAAACCGTAGTTGCAGCTTTAGAAGAATTCATTTTACCGTTAATCCCCAATTTAGAAACAGCATTGCAAAAAGGTATCGATGTGCTTGATGTTGGCTGTGGAAGTGGGCGTGCGTTAAATTATCTAGCTCAAATATTTCCTCAAAGTAAGTTTACGGGTTACGATTTCTCTGAAGAAGCCATTACAAGAGCTAGAAATAAAGCTGAAAAAGTTGGTTTAACTAACATCAAATTTCAAATCAAAGATGCTGCAACCATAAACGAAGTTTCTCAATACGATCTTATTACAACATTCGATGCAATTCACGACCAAGCCAAACCAGATGTAGTATTAAAAGCAATATTCAACGCATTACGTCCCGAAGGAACTTATTTAATGCAAGATATCCGCGCTTCTAGTAATGTTGGTGGAAATTTAGGACATCCCGCAGCACCATTACTATATACAATATCCTGCGTGCACTGTATGAGTGTTTCTTTAGCCAATAATGGCATGGGACTTGGTGCAATGTGGGGGGAAGAAAAAGCTTTAGAAATGTTAGACAATGCAGGTTTTCGTAATGTAATAATTAAACAGTTAGAGCATGATTTTCAAAATAATTATTACATTGTCAGAAAACAGTGA
- a CDS encoding DUF2382 domain-containing protein, which yields MALYKVADYDPNYRDVFQGQDIKDMSVYGEGSDDKVGSVNDILVDEEGRFRYLVVDLGFWIFGKKVIMPVGRTRIDYNSNRIYAIGMTREQAENLPEYDENQVIDYDYEEKVRGVYRTQPVEASAALEDSAPLDAPAYNRETYKYDNEPNLYNVNDTDHQNIKLYEERLIANKQRRKAGEVAIGKHVETETATVSVPVEKERVIVERVTPADAGKAVAPGEATFNEGEVAHMEIYEENADVRKEAFVREEVKVKKEIERDTVEAKETIRREELDIDSGNLPTEKR from the coding sequence ATGGCTCTTTATAAAGTTGCAGATTACGACCCTAATTATCGCGATGTTTTCCAAGGTCAAGACATCAAAGATATGAGCGTTTACGGTGAAGGTTCTGATGATAAAGTTGGTTCCGTTAACGATATTTTAGTTGATGAAGAAGGTCGTTTTCGCTATTTAGTAGTTGACTTAGGTTTCTGGATTTTTGGTAAGAAAGTAATTATGCCTGTTGGAAGAACTCGCATTGATTACAATTCCAACCGCATTTATGCTATTGGCATGACTAGAGAGCAAGCTGAAAACTTGCCCGAATACGATGAAAATCAGGTAATCGATTACGATTACGAAGAGAAAGTACGCGGTGTATATCGTACCCAGCCTGTAGAAGCATCCGCAGCATTAGAAGACTCTGCTCCTCTGGATGCACCTGCATATAACCGCGAAACTTATAAATACGACAACGAACCCAATCTGTACAACGTTAACGATACAGACCATCAAAATATTAAACTATACGAAGAGCGTTTAATTGCTAACAAACAGCGTCGTAAAGCTGGTGAAGTTGCAATTGGTAAGCATGTTGAAACCGAAACTGCGACAGTTTCTGTACCTGTTGAAAAAGAGCGCGTAATTGTAGAAAGAGTAACTCCAGCAGATGCAGGTAAAGCAGTTGCTCCAGGTGAAGCTACTTTCAATGAAGGTGAAGTCGCTCACATGGAAATTTACGAAGAAAATGCTGATGTCCGTAAGGAAGCATTTGTGCGCGAAGAAGTAAAAGTTAAGAAAGAAATAGAACGCGACACTGTTGAAGCTAAAGAAACAATTCGTCGCGAAGAGTTAGATATTGATAGCGGTAACTTACCTACTGAAAAACGCTAA
- a CDS encoding SDR family oxidoreductase has product MIIQGCTALITGASRGIGRAIAIQLAHQKVKRLILVARSRDKLAEVAKVVEAMGVEAIIMPLDLTKPVFVNVAVAQLWRSYGAIDMLVNCAGVAHQNSFLKTKLPQVQEELSLNFMGTYTMTHIVARRMAKRNQGTIVNVSSLMGKVAAPTMSTYSATKFAILGFTEALRRELAPHNIKVVSLLPTLTDTDMVRDLELYRGVIPMSPEQVAQAFIKGLQRDSSEILVGWQSHLAILCQRLAPWLLETVLKLASPDSKAPKIQEYYQRLVGSW; this is encoded by the coding sequence ATGATTATTCAAGGATGTACAGCCTTAATTACTGGAGCTTCTCGTGGAATTGGACGTGCGATCGCCATACAATTAGCCCATCAAAAAGTAAAAAGATTGATATTAGTTGCACGCTCCCGCGATAAATTAGCTGAAGTTGCGAAAGTTGTTGAAGCTATGGGTGTAGAAGCTATAATCATGCCTTTAGATTTGACAAAGCCTGTATTCGTAAACGTCGCAGTGGCTCAACTTTGGCGCAGTTACGGTGCAATTGATATGCTGGTGAATTGTGCCGGTGTAGCTCATCAAAACTCATTTTTGAAGACGAAACTACCCCAAGTACAAGAAGAATTATCTCTGAATTTCATGGGCACCTACACCATGACTCATATCGTGGCTCGCAGGATGGCAAAACGAAACCAAGGCACGATTGTTAACGTATCAAGCTTAATGGGCAAAGTTGCGGCTCCTACAATGTCAACTTACTCAGCAACTAAATTTGCAATCCTAGGATTTACTGAAGCCCTGCGTCGGGAGTTAGCACCACATAACATTAAAGTAGTCTCATTATTACCAACATTGACAGACACCGACATGGTGCGAGACTTGGAACTATATCGTGGTGTAATCCCCATGTCACCCGAGCAAGTAGCGCAAGCATTTATCAAAGGATTGCAAAGAGACTCATCAGAAATTTTAGTTGGTTGGCAAAGTCATTTAGCAATTTTATGTCAGCGTCTTGCACCTTGGTTGTTAGAAACCGTATTGAAGCTCGCATCGCCTGACTCTAAAGCACCGAAGATACAGGAGTATTATCAAAGGTTGGTTGGTAGTTGGTAG
- the malQ gene encoding 4-alpha-glucanotransferase produces the protein MSFERASGVLLHPTSLPSKFGIGDLGESAYKFVDFLVSSGQKLWQILPLGPTGYEHSPYTMNFSAFAGNPLMISLEQLLEEGLLTPEELTPLEKVNDNPHRVDFDAVIPHKTKILQKAYQRFQKSLAKIANKEFENFCKAQATWLDDYVLFMALLEANDYKAWNFWDSAVARREKDALKAEENKLKDKVSYHKFLQFKFFQQWKKIRDYANNKDIKIVGDISIYVCHNSSDVWANPEIFQLNSETLESAYIAGVPPDYFSATGQLWGNPVYDWDKLEETNFAWWIERFRATLEYVDIVRIDHFRGFEAYWRVPAGEETAINGEWVKGPDAKFFETLNSALGSLPVMAEDLGIITPEVEELRDRFDLPGMRILQFAFGGEADNPYLPHNYIPNCVVYPGTHDNDTSIGWWNQTGEAEKQHVAKYLGYSSPEEIKEINWEFIRMALSSVGDLAILSVQDFLDLGNEGRMNDPSVSAGNWRWRYQSDEQLTQEISQRLLEMTRLYNR, from the coding sequence ATGAGTTTTGAAAGAGCAAGTGGAGTTTTGCTGCATCCAACTAGTTTGCCAAGTAAATTTGGCATTGGTGATTTAGGTGAATCGGCTTATAAGTTCGTTGATTTCCTTGTTTCAAGCGGTCAAAAATTGTGGCAAATTCTACCTTTAGGACCTACAGGTTACGAACATTCACCCTACACGATGAATTTTAGCGCCTTCGCTGGAAATCCCTTGATGATTTCTTTAGAACAGTTGCTAGAAGAGGGTTTGCTAACTCCAGAAGAACTAACTCCTCTCGAAAAGGTAAACGATAATCCTCACAGAGTTGATTTTGATGCTGTTATTCCTCACAAAACAAAAATTCTTCAAAAAGCTTACCAACGCTTTCAAAAATCTTTAGCAAAAATAGCTAATAAAGAATTTGAAAATTTTTGCAAAGCACAAGCTACTTGGTTGGATGATTATGTGCTGTTTATGGCATTACTAGAAGCCAACGATTATAAAGCTTGGAATTTTTGGGATAGTGCTGTAGCTCGTCGCGAAAAAGATGCGCTCAAAGCAGAGGAAAATAAATTAAAAGACAAGGTATCATACCATAAATTCTTGCAATTTAAATTCTTCCAACAGTGGAAAAAAATACGCGATTACGCTAACAATAAAGACATCAAAATAGTTGGCGACATATCAATTTATGTTTGCCATAATAGTTCCGATGTTTGGGCAAATCCAGAAATATTTCAGTTAAATTCAGAAACTCTAGAATCTGCTTATATTGCTGGAGTCCCACCAGATTACTTTAGCGCTACCGGTCAACTTTGGGGTAATCCCGTATACGATTGGGACAAACTAGAAGAAACTAACTTTGCTTGGTGGATAGAACGTTTTCGAGCAACTTTAGAATATGTAGACATTGTCCGTATCGACCATTTCAGGGGATTTGAGGCCTATTGGCGAGTACCCGCAGGAGAAGAAACAGCCATCAACGGCGAATGGGTAAAAGGACCGGATGCCAAATTCTTTGAAACTTTAAATTCTGCTTTAGGTAGTTTACCTGTAATGGCAGAAGACTTAGGAATTATTACCCCCGAAGTAGAAGAATTGCGAGATAGATTCGATCTACCTGGAATGCGTATCTTGCAATTCGCCTTTGGTGGAGAAGCGGACAATCCTTACTTACCACATAATTACATTCCCAACTGCGTTGTTTATCCCGGCACTCATGACAACGACACCAGCATTGGATGGTGGAATCAAACAGGAGAAGCAGAAAAGCAACACGTAGCCAAATACTTAGGATATTCTTCACCCGAGGAAATCAAAGAAATCAACTGGGAATTTATTCGTATGGCTTTATCTTCAGTAGGAGACTTAGCCATTCTTTCAGTCCAAGACTTCTTGGACTTAGGTAATGAAGGTAGAATGAATGACCCCAGCGTTAGTGCCGGGAACTGGCGCTGGCGCTATCAAAGCGACGAGCAGCTTACCCAAGAGATAAGTCAAAGATTGTTAGAAATGACCCGACTTTATAACAGGTAA
- a CDS encoding DUF2382 domain-containing protein — protein MTLYKLEDFDPNYKEVFGGEDIKEMSLYTQGGDKVGSVHDALVDHEGRFRYLVIDTGPLFLGKKILLPIGLSRLDYNQKRVYVDGLSKEQVENLPEYDEKMTVDYDYEERVRGAYRPTEAKNVAYNKETYNYQNDSSLYNLNDRDHSNIKLYEERLITSKTRIKTGEVSVGKHIETETARVSVPVEKERVVIERTTPTGEAAVVDPDKVNFAEGEVARVELYEEQAEINKEAYVREEVRVKKVVEQDTVEAKETVRREELDIETQGDLRVNDSNNPNNRV, from the coding sequence ATGACATTATATAAACTTGAAGATTTCGACCCCAATTACAAAGAAGTTTTTGGTGGCGAAGATATTAAAGAAATGTCTCTTTATACTCAGGGAGGAGACAAAGTAGGTTCAGTTCACGATGCTTTGGTAGACCATGAAGGTCGTTTCAGATATTTAGTTATTGATACTGGGCCATTATTTTTAGGTAAGAAAATTTTGTTACCAATCGGTCTTTCACGCCTCGATTACAATCAGAAGCGTGTTTATGTAGATGGACTCAGCAAAGAGCAAGTAGAAAACTTGCCCGAATACGATGAGAAAATGACCGTAGATTACGATTATGAAGAGAGAGTACGCGGTGCTTATCGTCCTACGGAAGCTAAAAATGTAGCTTATAACAAAGAAACTTATAACTATCAAAACGATTCTTCACTATACAATTTAAATGACCGCGACCACTCCAACATTAAACTTTACGAAGAACGCTTAATCACTAGTAAAACCCGCATCAAAACTGGTGAAGTAAGTGTCGGTAAACATATTGAAACTGAAACCGCTAGAGTTTCAGTACCTGTTGAGAAAGAGCGAGTTGTAATCGAAAGAACTACACCAACAGGAGAAGCAGCAGTAGTAGATCCCGATAAAGTTAATTTTGCTGAAGGTGAAGTTGCACGAGTTGAGCTTTACGAAGAACAGGCTGAAATTAACAAAGAAGCATACGTGCGCGAAGAAGTAAGAGTTAAGAAAGTTGTAGAACAAGATACTGTTGAAGCTAAAGAAACAGTTCGTAGAGAAGAATTAGACATCGAGACTCAAGGGGATTTGCGCGTCAACGATTCTAATAACCCCAATAACCGCGTGTAA